A region of uncultured Desulfobacter sp. DNA encodes the following proteins:
- the ileS gene encoding isoleucine--tRNA ligase — protein MDYKNTLNLPSTKFAMKANLPQREPEMIKEWEQKKIYKKLREQSKDKPLFILHDGPPYANGHLHMGHAINKILKDIIVRSRQMCGFNAPYVPGWDCHGLPIEHNVDKKLGAKKKDMTPVQVRRECREYAASFVDIQRDEFKRFGVAGEWDEPYLTMNYAYEARIAKECGEFGLSGDMFLGKKPIYWCCNCETALAEAEIEYHDHTSPSIYVKFPVKDNAKDFFDAGGENVFIVIWTTTPWTLPANLAVCLHPDFVYAAVKTGNQGVLIMAKELVDNVMGRFGITEYSIVAELSARDLENSKCRHPFYDRDSLIILGDHVTLEAGTGCVHTAPGHGADDHIAGLRYDLDCYSPVEDNGTFSHGVEMFEGQFIFKANAEINKVLEEKGALLKQENMSHSYPHCWRCKKPVIFRATPQWFISMDNLGLRKKALEEINNVHWIPSWGRERIYAMIEHRPDWCLSRQRSWGVPIPVFHCAKCKKVYITRQSVDRVHELFTEFSSDIWFEKDAQYLMPDGAACDACGSTQFTKDQNILDVWFDSGVSHAAVLEEREGLQRPADMYLEGSDQHRGWFHSSLLTAVGRTGHAPYKAVLTHGFVVDEKGHKMSKSVGNVVAPDKVIKQYGADVLRLWAASADYRGDVSISDNIIKQLSDAYRRIRNTCRFLLGNLSGFEPAQVRPVENMAELDRFILHRLHYVVKRCRAAYDAYEFHVIYHTLHNFCVVDLSSFYLDIIKDRLYTSPENSDTRKDAQSVMFMMLDALVKIMAPILPFTAEEIYTHMPVGGGKKDSIHLEDMVSLDNALEDRTLAAKWENIRALRAEVTKALEEARTAKLIGHPLDASVDIKLPQGDLADKVASVDVDLNDIFIVSQARVVETLDGDVYHGKEIEGLAIKVTKAPGEKCERCWRFDENLGTDSDHPAACPRCTQALKTILG, from the coding sequence ATGGATTATAAAAATACACTGAACCTGCCTTCTACCAAATTTGCAATGAAGGCCAACCTGCCCCAGCGCGAACCTGAGATGATCAAGGAGTGGGAGCAGAAAAAAATTTACAAAAAACTGCGGGAACAATCCAAGGACAAGCCCCTTTTTATTCTCCATGACGGTCCTCCCTATGCCAATGGCCATCTTCACATGGGCCATGCCATTAACAAGATATTAAAGGATATTATTGTCCGCTCCCGGCAGATGTGTGGTTTCAATGCGCCTTACGTACCGGGCTGGGACTGTCACGGTCTTCCCATTGAGCACAATGTGGATAAAAAGCTGGGCGCCAAGAAAAAGGATATGACCCCGGTGCAGGTACGCCGGGAGTGCCGTGAATATGCCGCCTCATTCGTGGATATCCAAAGGGATGAGTTCAAACGTTTCGGCGTTGCAGGGGAGTGGGATGAGCCTTATCTGACCATGAATTATGCCTATGAGGCACGCATTGCCAAAGAGTGCGGTGAATTCGGCCTGTCAGGAGATATGTTTCTGGGCAAAAAACCCATCTACTGGTGCTGCAACTGTGAGACGGCACTGGCTGAAGCTGAGATTGAATACCATGATCACACCTCCCCGTCCATTTACGTAAAATTCCCTGTCAAGGACAATGCCAAGGACTTTTTTGATGCCGGCGGGGAAAATGTCTTCATCGTGATCTGGACCACCACACCCTGGACCCTTCCTGCCAACCTGGCGGTTTGCCTGCATCCTGATTTTGTCTATGCCGCGGTTAAAACCGGGAACCAGGGCGTCCTGATCATGGCCAAGGAACTTGTGGATAATGTAATGGGCCGGTTTGGGATAACAGAGTATTCCATTGTTGCCGAGCTGTCTGCAAGGGATCTTGAAAACAGTAAGTGCCGGCATCCCTTTTATGACAGGGACTCTTTAATCATCCTGGGCGATCACGTCACCCTTGAGGCCGGTACCGGTTGTGTGCATACTGCGCCGGGCCACGGTGCAGACGACCATATTGCAGGGCTTCGTTATGATCTGGACTGCTATTCGCCAGTGGAGGACAACGGCACCTTTTCCCATGGCGTTGAGATGTTCGAAGGCCAGTTTATTTTCAAGGCCAATGCTGAAATCAATAAAGTCCTGGAGGAAAAAGGGGCTCTGCTGAAACAGGAAAATATGTCCCACTCCTATCCCCACTGCTGGCGCTGCAAAAAGCCTGTTATTTTCAGGGCCACCCCCCAGTGGTTTATCTCCATGGACAACCTGGGGCTGCGGAAAAAAGCCCTTGAAGAGATCAACAATGTCCACTGGATTCCCTCCTGGGGCAGGGAGCGTATCTATGCCATGATTGAGCACCGGCCGGACTGGTGTCTGTCCCGCCAGCGTTCCTGGGGTGTTCCCATCCCGGTATTCCACTGTGCCAAATGCAAAAAGGTGTATATTACCCGGCAGTCTGTGGACCGCGTCCATGAACTGTTCACTGAATTTTCATCGGATATCTGGTTTGAAAAAGATGCCCAATATCTGATGCCCGACGGCGCGGCATGTGATGCCTGCGGTTCAACCCAGTTTACCAAAGACCAGAACATTCTTGATGTGTGGTTTGACTCCGGTGTCAGCCATGCCGCCGTTCTGGAAGAAAGAGAGGGGCTGCAACGCCCGGCAGACATGTATCTTGAAGGTTCTGACCAGCATCGCGGCTGGTTTCATTCCTCACTTCTGACCGCTGTGGGCAGAACCGGCCATGCACCGTACAAGGCCGTGCTCACCCACGGATTTGTGGTGGATGAAAAGGGCCATAAAATGTCTAAATCCGTTGGCAACGTGGTGGCTCCCGACAAGGTGATCAAACAGTATGGTGCCGATGTATTGCGGCTCTGGGCTGCTTCGGCGGATTACCGGGGTGATGTCAGCATTTCCGATAATATTATCAAGCAGCTTTCTGATGCTTACAGACGGATCAGAAACACCTGCCGGTTTCTTCTGGGAAACCTTTCCGGATTTGAACCTGCCCAGGTCAGGCCGGTTGAAAACATGGCTGAACTGGACCGGTTCATTCTGCACCGGCTGCACTATGTGGTAAAACGGTGCCGGGCTGCCTATGATGCCTATGAATTCCATGTGATCTACCATACCCTTCATAATTTCTGTGTGGTGGATCTCTCCTCCTTTTATCTGGATATTATCAAGGATCGTCTTTACACAAGCCCTGAAAATTCAGACACCCGTAAAGATGCCCAGAGTGTCATGTTTATGATGCTGGATGCTCTGGTTAAAATCATGGCACCGATTCTGCCCTTTACGGCCGAAGAGATTTATACCCACATGCCCGTGGGTGGAGGCAAAAAAGACAGTATTCACCTGGAAGATATGGTTAGCCTGGATAATGCCCTTGAGGACAGAACCCTTGCTGCCAAATGGGAAAACATCCGGGCATTGCGGGCGGAAGTGACCAAGGCCCTTGAAGAGGCCAGAACTGCCAAGCTCATTGGCCATCCCCTGGATGCGTCTGTTGACATCAAACTGCCCCAGGGCGACCTTGCAGACAAAGTGGCATCCGTGGATGTTGATCTCAATGACATTTTTATCGTGTCCCAGGCCCGGGTGGTGGAAACCCTTGACGGGGATGTCTACCACGGCAAGGAGATCGAGGGTCTGGCCATTAAGGTGACCAAGGCTCCCGGTGAAAAATGTGAACGATGCTGGCGCTTTGATGAGAACCTGGGAACGGATTCGGATCATCCTGCGGCTTGCCCCCGCTGCACCCAGGCCCTTAAAACCATTCTGGGATAA
- the lspA gene encoding signal peptidase II, producing MAKILLPIRRLALVSISVLVLDQITKWLIIKHVPLYSHIRVIDHFFDITHILNPGGAFGFFAEQSPGIRKFIFLFLSSGVALFVLWLYRKTAEEHIFLSYGLALIFGGAIGNLIDRFRFGKVVDFLEFYIGSFHWPAFNVADSAISIGMGILIYHVIFNKLPEI from the coding sequence ATGGCAAAAATTTTGCTACCCATACGGCGGCTCGCCCTGGTGAGTATCAGTGTCCTTGTGCTGGATCAGATCACCAAATGGCTTATTATAAAGCACGTGCCGCTGTACTCTCATATCAGAGTGATTGATCATTTTTTTGACATCACCCATATACTCAATCCCGGGGGGGCATTCGGCTTTTTTGCCGAACAATCCCCCGGGATCAGAAAATTCATTTTTTTATTTTTATCCTCCGGGGTTGCCCTGTTTGTTCTCTGGCTTTACCGGAAAACTGCCGAAGAGCACATTTTTTTATCCTATGGCCTGGCCCTGATCTTCGGTGGTGCCATCGGCAATCTGATAGACCGGTTCCGGTTTGGGAAAGTTGTTGATTTTCTGGAATTTTATATAGGCTCCTTTCACTGGCCAGCCTTTAATGTTGCAGATTCAGCCATCTCCATTGGAATGGGCATATTAATATATCACGTAATATTTAACAAACTGCCTGAAATATAA
- a CDS encoding alkaline phosphatase: MQCLKQIKSIIAAGLLLLFMAASAFAGQPRYVFYFIGDGLGAAQRQFSDFFLQEQLKNPDSRLLMNTFEIAGINTTYCADTLITDSAAAGTALASGVKTNKGVIGKDVNGNNVKTLTEAAKDHGMKTGIITTTRLTHATPAAFAAHNVSRNNENEIADDFLNSDVDFFAGGGIRHFIPSSMKIEKGDAIGKTIKSKRKDEKNLVKGFQDKGYSTYIGMNGAKAFRSADFSKQGKVFAAFTYTHMPYEVERMNQYKEVPSIAEMTRAGIDVLDQGDKGFFLMVEGGRIDHAAHANDPTGVIWDTIAFDDAIKTAYEFLKTHKGQTLIVVVGDHETGGMGLGMDSMGYKLNMAALNDIHVSVEDTLNDGAGQYKGDKAGYLNYLSKNFGLSDLTDAETASLNKAMDAADAGQTLGYYKLNPAALTAAHILSTRANINWTTTIHTATMIPMSATGTYAGRFGGYKDNTQIAQTMAQVLGFSL; the protein is encoded by the coding sequence ATGCAGTGTCTTAAACAGATTAAAAGCATTATTGCTGCAGGCCTGCTGCTGCTTTTTATGGCAGCATCGGCTTTTGCAGGACAACCCAGGTACGTATTTTATTTTATTGGTGATGGTCTGGGAGCGGCCCAGCGTCAGTTCAGTGATTTTTTTCTCCAGGAACAACTTAAGAACCCGGACAGCCGGCTTCTCATGAACACCTTTGAAATTGCCGGCATCAACACAACCTATTGTGCAGACACCCTGATAACCGATTCGGCAGCTGCCGGGACGGCCCTTGCCTCGGGCGTAAAAACCAACAAAGGCGTTATCGGCAAAGATGTAAACGGCAACAACGTTAAAACCCTGACCGAAGCCGCAAAAGACCATGGCATGAAAACCGGTATCATCACCACCACCCGCCTGACCCATGCCACACCGGCTGCCTTTGCGGCACACAATGTTTCCAGAAATAATGAAAATGAAATTGCCGATGATTTCTTAAATTCCGATGTTGATTTTTTTGCAGGCGGCGGTATCCGTCATTTTATTCCGTCATCCATGAAAATTGAAAAAGGCGATGCCATAGGAAAAACCATCAAATCCAAACGCAAAGACGAAAAGAACCTGGTGAAAGGATTTCAAGACAAGGGATATTCAACCTATATAGGCATGAACGGGGCAAAGGCATTCCGGTCAGCCGATTTCTCAAAACAGGGTAAAGTATTTGCAGCCTTTACCTATACCCATATGCCCTATGAAGTGGAACGTATGAATCAGTACAAAGAAGTGCCTTCCATTGCCGAAATGACCAGAGCCGGCATTGATGTTCTGGACCAGGGAGACAAAGGCTTTTTCCTGATGGTTGAAGGGGGCAGAATTGACCATGCCGCCCATGCCAATGACCCGACCGGCGTCATCTGGGACACCATCGCCTTTGACGATGCCATTAAAACAGCCTATGAATTTTTGAAAACCCACAAGGGCCAGACCCTGATTGTGGTTGTGGGCGACCATGAAACCGGCGGCATGGGACTTGGCATGGACAGTATGGGATACAAACTGAACATGGCAGCCCTTAATGATATCCATGTTTCCGTGGAGGATACCCTGAACGATGGCGCAGGGCAGTACAAAGGGGATAAGGCTGGTTATCTCAACTATCTTTCCAAAAACTTTGGCCTGTCCGACTTAACCGATGCTGAAACGGCAAGTCTGAACAAAGCCATGGACGCAGCCGATGCCGGACAGACACTGGGGTACTACAAACTGAACCCGGCAGCTCTGACAGCGGCCCACATTTTATCCACCCGGGCCAATATCAACTGGACAACCACCATCCACACCGCCACCATGATCCCCATGTCCGCCACCGGTACATATGCCGGCCGGTTTGGCGGCTACAAGGACAACACCCAGATTGCCCAGACAATGGCCCAGGTATTAGGATTTAGTCTTTGA
- a CDS encoding YibE/F family protein, with protein MNKSFVLSILILSALMAAMFYYFMAREPALAPFTLESRARVISVDDSEVHTSGLSHLGFQTLEIEILNTRFKGVKTQASNSLNGQIDLENLYHVNDTIIAAIIMDKDGSIEHVKAVDLYRQNSLLSMFIVFTIALLLYAGAVGVKALISFILSIFIIWEILVKQILAGHPPLITTTFTLILLSAIIIFMVAGVNRKGLTAFLGTIAGLGVTLFATLVFGKNAGLLGMTQPYVNTLIFSGYYNLDIRQIFYSAIVLGASGAAMDIAMDIAASMDEIRIKKPDISARELMKSGFTVGRQVIGTMTTTLLLAYSGGYLTLLMIFRVKDPSFVRMINLKIVSAEIMRTLIGSIGLVMVAPITALLGGVIIAGLTTHARK; from the coding sequence TTGAATAAATCCTTCGTCTTATCGATTCTGATTTTGTCTGCCCTTATGGCAGCCATGTTTTATTACTTCATGGCCCGGGAACCGGCCCTTGCCCCATTTACCCTGGAATCCCGGGCCAGGGTAATTTCTGTGGATGATTCCGAAGTCCACACATCAGGTCTTTCTCACCTGGGGTTTCAGACCCTTGAAATTGAAATCTTGAATACACGGTTCAAAGGTGTAAAAACCCAGGCATCCAACAGCCTTAACGGCCAGATCGATCTTGAAAATCTGTACCATGTCAATGATACCATCATCGCAGCCATCATCATGGATAAAGACGGCAGCATCGAACATGTCAAAGCCGTTGACCTTTACCGGCAGAACAGCCTTTTATCCATGTTTATCGTGTTTACCATTGCATTGCTGCTCTATGCCGGTGCCGTTGGCGTCAAAGCCCTTATTTCCTTTATTCTGTCCATCTTTATTATCTGGGAAATCCTGGTTAAACAGATACTTGCAGGGCATCCGCCCCTGATCACAACCACGTTCACCCTTATTTTGCTGTCGGCAATCATCATCTTCATGGTGGCCGGCGTCAACCGCAAAGGCCTGACCGCATTCTTGGGGACCATTGCGGGCCTTGGCGTAACCCTTTTTGCCACACTTGTTTTCGGAAAAAATGCCGGTCTTCTGGGAATGACCCAACCCTATGTGAATACACTTATCTTTTCCGGATACTACAACCTTGACATCAGGCAGATCTTTTATTCCGCCATCGTACTTGGTGCATCGGGTGCAGCCATGGACATCGCCATGGATATTGCGGCGTCCATGGATGAGATCAGAATCAAAAAACCGGATATCAGTGCAAGGGAACTGATGAAATCAGGATTCACAGTGGGGCGCCAGGTCATCGGAACCATGACCACCACACTGCTTTTGGCCTATTCTGGAGGGTATCTGACGCTATTGATGATTTTCAGGGTGAAAGACCCAAGCTTTGTGCGCATGATCAACCTGAAAATCGTCTCAGCTGAAATCATGAGAACCCTGATCGGCAGCATCGGCCTGGTTATGGTGGCACCGATCACCGCTCTCCTTGGCGGGGTTATCATTGCAGGCCTTACCACCCACGCCCGAAAATAG
- the rsmG gene encoding 16S rRNA (guanine(527)-N(7))-methyltransferase RsmG, producing MKKFNKYLEVGADALGLALSSQQVQLLAGHARELMLWNKKMNLTAITDIRLVAYKHFVDALGASTFLEQPARLMDIGSGAGFPAVPMKIMYPDLDVTMVDSVRKKVSFLNHVVRTLKLDNIRAVHARVEDLARDPGHAHLYDAVTARGFADLSKLAKLARPMLGSWGTIYALKGESATEEITPELENQFLITQKSYSLPVVNAQRAVIILKTR from the coding sequence ATGAAAAAATTTAACAAATATCTTGAAGTGGGTGCCGATGCCCTTGGGCTGGCCTTGTCTTCCCAACAGGTACAGCTGTTGGCAGGCCATGCACGGGAGCTGATGCTCTGGAACAAAAAGATGAATCTGACCGCCATAACCGATATCCGGCTTGTGGCATATAAACACTTTGTTGATGCCCTTGGGGCATCAACGTTTCTGGAACAGCCTGCACGGCTCATGGACATTGGTTCCGGAGCCGGGTTTCCTGCCGTTCCCATGAAAATAATGTATCCTGACCTTGATGTCACCATGGTGGATTCGGTGAGAAAAAAGGTCAGCTTTCTGAATCATGTGGTACGAACATTAAAACTTGACAACATCAGGGCGGTCCATGCAAGGGTGGAAGATCTCGCCAGGGATCCCGGGCATGCTCACCTGTATGATGCGGTGACGGCCAGAGGTTTTGCCGATCTTTCAAAACTTGCAAAGCTTGCCCGACCCATGCTCGGTTCCTGGGGCACCATTTATGCCCTGAAAGGGGAGAGTGCCACAGAAGAGATCACGCCTGAACTTGAAAATCAGTTTCTTATTACTCAAAAATCTTACAGCCTGCCGGTTGTGAATGCCCAGAGAGCTGTTATTATCCTTAAAACTCGTTAG
- the fusA gene encoding elongation factor G — translation MIRDLKRVRNIGISAHIDSGKTTLTERILFYTNRIHKINEVRGKDGTGAVMDSMELEKERGITIASAATHCEWNNHAVNIIDTPGHVDFTVEVERSLRVLDGVVLILCSVSGVQSQSITVDQQMKRYKVPCIAFVNKCDRSGANPLKVCKQLRDKLGHNSVMLQLPIGLEDKHQGVIDLVKMKAFYFEGDNGEKMVEAEIPAELKDDAVSAREEMIDAVSLFSEALTDAILEEAEITEEMIMAAVRTGTIAREMTPVFLGSAYKNKAVQPLLNAVISYLPCPLDIKNEAMDLDNNEETVILESDFDKPTVALAFKLEDGQYGQLTYIRVYQGCVSKGDTLINSRDHKKVKIGRLIRMHSNQMEDVESVPAGHIGAMFGIDCASGDTFVSPDINYSMLAMHVMEPVISLSITPKDNKAQINMSKALNRFTKEDPTFKTYVDHETGDTIIQGMGELHLEVYVERMKREYKAEVLTGQPRVAYRETITQKAPFNYTHKKQTGGAGQFGRVAGFMEPCEEEFEFVNKITGGRIPTQYIPACEKGFQACLAKGPSLEFPVTGVKVTLEDGAYHAVDSSEMAFQAAARGGFLEAYNKAKPVVMEPIMKVVIETPNEFQGACMGLINQRRGIIQGSQEEGTMSVIESQVPLSDMFGFSTVLRSATQGKAQFTMEFSTYKQAPQSVAEEIAKKKAEERAAKNK, via the coding sequence ATGATCAGAGATCTTAAACGTGTAAGAAATATTGGAATCAGTGCCCACATTGACTCCGGTAAAACCACTCTTACTGAACGGATTCTTTTTTATACCAACCGAATCCACAAAATCAACGAAGTCAGGGGCAAAGACGGCACAGGTGCGGTCATGGATTCCATGGAACTGGAAAAGGAAAGGGGTATTACCATTGCCTCTGCCGCCACCCATTGCGAGTGGAACAATCATGCCGTCAATATTATTGACACACCGGGCCATGTGGATTTTACCGTGGAAGTGGAACGGTCTTTACGCGTTCTGGATGGCGTTGTTCTCATCCTGTGCTCGGTATCCGGTGTGCAGTCCCAGTCCATTACCGTTGACCAGCAGATGAAACGCTACAAAGTTCCCTGCATTGCGTTTGTTAATAAATGTGACCGGTCAGGCGCCAACCCGCTGAAAGTATGCAAGCAGCTCAGGGATAAACTCGGACATAACTCCGTAATGCTGCAACTTCCCATCGGCCTTGAAGACAAACATCAGGGTGTCATTGACCTTGTGAAAATGAAAGCCTTCTATTTTGAGGGTGACAACGGGGAGAAAATGGTTGAAGCTGAGATCCCTGCAGAGCTCAAAGATGATGCCGTTTCTGCCCGGGAAGAGATGATTGATGCGGTTTCCCTGTTTTCCGAAGCCCTGACCGATGCTATTCTTGAAGAAGCTGAAATCACTGAAGAGATGATCATGGCTGCCGTAAGAACCGGTACCATTGCCCGGGAGATGACCCCGGTGTTCCTGGGTTCCGCATACAAAAACAAAGCAGTCCAACCCCTTCTCAATGCTGTTATCAGCTACCTGCCCTGCCCCCTGGACATTAAAAATGAAGCCATGGATCTGGACAATAACGAAGAGACGGTTATTCTCGAGAGTGATTTTGACAAACCCACGGTGGCCCTGGCCTTTAAACTGGAAGACGGCCAGTATGGTCAGTTGACATATATCCGTGTGTACCAGGGCTGTGTGAGCAAAGGCGACACCCTGATCAACTCCAGGGACCACAAAAAGGTTAAAATCGGCCGTCTGATCAGGATGCACTCCAACCAGATGGAAGATGTGGAATCCGTTCCGGCCGGTCATATCGGCGCCATGTTCGGCATTGACTGTGCATCGGGCGACACCTTTGTTTCACCGGATATCAACTACTCCATGCTGGCCATGCACGTCATGGAACCGGTTATCTCTTTGTCCATCACGCCCAAGGACAACAAAGCCCAGATCAATATGTCCAAGGCCCTGAACCGGTTTACCAAGGAGGACCCCACATTCAAAACCTATGTGGACCATGAAACCGGAGACACCATCATCCAGGGCATGGGCGAGCTTCACCTGGAGGTATACGTGGAGCGTATGAAGCGCGAATACAAGGCCGAGGTACTCACAGGCCAGCCCAGGGTGGCCTACAGAGAAACCATTACCCAGAAAGCCCCGTTCAACTACACCCACAAAAAACAGACCGGTGGTGCTGGCCAGTTCGGCCGTGTGGCCGGTTTTATGGAGCCTTGTGAAGAAGAATTTGAATTTGTCAACAAGATCACCGGCGGCCGCATTCCCACCCAGTACATTCCGGCCTGCGAGAAAGGCTTTCAGGCCTGCCTTGCAAAGGGTCCAAGTTTAGAGTTCCCGGTAACCGGCGTTAAGGTCACCCTGGAAGATGGTGCCTACCATGCCGTGGACTCCTCTGAAATGGCATTCCAGGCAGCAGCCCGGGGCGGTTTTCTTGAGGCTTACAACAAGGCAAAGCCTGTCGTTATGGAACCTATCATGAAGGTGGTGATTGAAACCCCCAATGAATTCCAGGGCGCCTGCATGGGTCTGATCAACCAGCGGCGCGGCATTATCCAGGGCTCCCAGGAGGAAGGAACCATGTCAGTCATCGAATCCCAGGTGCCGCTGTCCGACATGTTCGGTTTTTCCACCGTGCTGAGATCCGCCACCCAGGGCAAGGCCCAGTTCACAATGGAATTTTCCACATACAAACAGGCTCCCCAGTCTGTGGCAGAGGAAATTGCCAAGAAAAAAGCCGAAGAAAGAGCAGCTAAAAATAAATAA
- the lgt gene encoding prolipoprotein diacylglyceryl transferase, which produces MHPILLQAGSLKLYTYGLFVALGFITAIWFTRRNARFYDVPDQLVSDLFFTILISALAGARILYVLINLNTYKDNFLDIFKIWNGGLVFFGGFLGGSLGAIIFLRIKKMDIWKTADVLAPGLALGHSVGRFGCLFAGCCYGKRCSLPIALTFTNPNSLAPLNVPLHPTQLYMIASNFILFLILLAIQRRKRFNGMVFLSYIMLYSLFRSIIESFRGDFRGNFFFDFLSLSQGIGLMVSCIALVFMVIKVRSRHGSR; this is translated from the coding sequence ATGCATCCCATTCTTCTTCAGGCCGGCAGTCTGAAGCTCTATACCTATGGTCTGTTCGTGGCCCTGGGCTTTATCACCGCGATCTGGTTCACAAGACGCAATGCTAGATTTTATGATGTTCCTGACCAATTGGTCTCCGATCTTTTTTTTACCATCCTCATCAGCGCCCTTGCCGGGGCCCGTATCCTTTATGTGCTGATCAATTTGAACACCTACAAAGATAATTTTCTTGATATATTTAAAATCTGGAACGGAGGTCTGGTTTTTTTCGGCGGCTTTCTCGGCGGATCACTTGGCGCAATTATTTTTTTGCGCATAAAAAAAATGGATATCTGGAAAACCGCCGATGTCCTTGCACCGGGCCTTGCTTTAGGGCATAGTGTGGGACGTTTCGGCTGTCTTTTTGCCGGATGCTGTTATGGAAAACGCTGTTCTCTGCCCATTGCCCTGACCTTTACCAACCCGAACAGTTTAGCGCCCCTTAATGTCCCCTTGCATCCCACCCAACTCTATATGATCGCATCCAATTTTATCCTTTTTCTGATTCTTCTGGCCATACAGAGGCGCAAACGCTTTAACGGCATGGTGTTTTTAAGCTATATCATGCTTTATTCCCTGTTCAGGTCCATCATTGAGTCTTTTCGGGGTGATTTCCGGGGCAACTTCTTTTTTGATTTTCTGTCATTGTCCCAGGGCATCGGACTGATGGTCTCCTGCATTGCCCTGGTTTTCATGGTCATTAAAGTGAGATCACGGCATGGCAGCCGGTAA